From Stegostoma tigrinum isolate sSteTig4 chromosome X, sSteTig4.hap1, whole genome shotgun sequence, a single genomic window includes:
- the LOC125448184 gene encoding gametocyte-specific factor 1-like, with protein sequence MPHCKGSSNLYCTRLTLSMMNSDQLLVCPYDQNHRIRSSRFPYHLVKCRENHPELANVIQICPFNARHRIRKPEFKHHLLHCEDGKLAAEGGMQRAEFTFPVVSSNSAPQTGNRERLSCGENWDDEEDEASSPFVFGQSKFLNGKKM encoded by the exons ACTGACGCTGAGTATGATGAATTCCGACCAACTCTTAGTCTGTCCGTACGACCAGAACCACCGGATCCGAAGCAGCCGTTTTCCTTACCACCTGGTGAAATGTCGGGAA AATCACCCTGAACTGGCAAACGTGATTCAAATCTGCCCGTTTAATGCCAGGCACCGCATCCGTAAACCTGAATTTAAGCACCATCTCCTCCACTGTGAGGATGGCAAGCTGGCAGCAGAGGGTGGCATGCAGAGAGCTG AATTTACTTTTCCGGTTGTCTCATCCAACTCCGCACCACAAACTGGTAACAGAGAGAGACTTTCCTGTGGAGAGAACTGGGATGATG AAGAGGATGAAGCCTCATCTCCTTTTGTCTTTGGTCAGAGTAAGTTTCTCAATGGTAAGAAGATGTAG